A genomic stretch from Nodosilinea sp. E11 includes:
- a CDS encoding ABC transporter ATP-binding protein has product MNRTAPIQQAIPGLWRVVRHFWPDIRPQWPLLLVSGIALLAEVGLRVLEPWPLKVIFDYVLMSPQGGRVPWPPLEALDPVLLLTVAVASMVAITGLRAIAAYWSTVSLAIVGSRVMMRVRDRIYRHLQRLSLGYHHQARSGDLIIRVSSDASRLQEILLTAALPLVSSLLTLTGMVIVMVWLDWQLTLLSLVTFPLFWLTATRLSQRIRHASYQQRQQEGAVAATAAESLAAIKLVQALSLENAFADIFAQQNRRSLEDTVETKRLAANLERTVDVLIALGTALVLWYGAHLVIQDALTPGDVLVFMTYLKNAFKPVQNFAKYTGRLAKAAASGERILNVLEQTPEVDDLPHAQPAPIFQGAVRLETLHFGYEPSHEVLKGITLSVRPGQQVAVVGPSGSGKSTLMSLLLRLYDPTKGRVLIDGRDIRDYTLDSLRPQISVVLQESLLFAATIRENITYGIARVSDADIEAAARSANAHEFITALPQGYDTVVGERGATLSGGQRQRLAIARAAIRHTPILILDEPTTGLDKANEQAVVDALRKLAQNRTTFLITHDLNLATQADQILYLEQGQVLEQGTHQDLMRRNGAYAALFKMQSAIREDAVGTFGPMPPQNTHFE; this is encoded by the coding sequence ATGAACCGAACGGCTCCGATTCAACAAGCGATTCCTGGGCTGTGGCGCGTTGTGCGTCATTTCTGGCCTGATATTCGTCCCCAGTGGCCGCTGCTGCTGGTCTCTGGCATAGCGCTGCTGGCTGAAGTGGGGCTGCGAGTCCTGGAGCCCTGGCCCCTGAAGGTCATCTTTGACTACGTGCTGATGTCGCCCCAGGGTGGTCGAGTGCCCTGGCCCCCGCTAGAAGCCCTGGATCCGGTGCTTCTGTTGACGGTAGCAGTCGCGAGCATGGTCGCGATTACTGGACTGCGGGCGATCGCAGCCTACTGGAGTACCGTCAGCCTAGCGATCGTGGGCAGTCGGGTGATGATGCGGGTACGCGATCGCATTTACCGCCATCTGCAGCGGCTTTCCCTGGGCTATCACCACCAGGCTCGCAGCGGCGATTTAATTATCCGAGTCAGCAGCGATGCCAGCCGATTACAGGAAATTTTGCTGACAGCCGCTCTACCCCTGGTGTCCAGCCTTCTGACCCTGACCGGCATGGTTATCGTCATGGTCTGGCTCGATTGGCAGCTGACCCTGCTCTCCCTGGTGACCTTTCCTCTGTTCTGGCTGACAGCCACCCGGTTGAGCCAACGGATTCGCCACGCCTCCTACCAGCAGCGACAGCAGGAGGGAGCCGTAGCGGCGACAGCGGCAGAATCGTTGGCGGCGATCAAGCTGGTGCAGGCGCTGTCTTTAGAAAATGCCTTTGCCGATATCTTTGCCCAGCAAAACCGCCGCAGCCTGGAAGACACTGTCGAAACCAAACGTCTCGCTGCCAACCTGGAGCGCACTGTGGATGTGCTGATTGCCCTGGGAACCGCCCTGGTGCTCTGGTACGGTGCCCACCTGGTGATTCAAGATGCCCTTACCCCAGGAGATGTGCTGGTGTTTATGACCTATCTGAAGAACGCCTTTAAGCCAGTGCAAAACTTTGCTAAATACACCGGCCGCCTGGCCAAAGCCGCCGCTTCCGGGGAGCGTATTTTGAATGTACTGGAGCAAACCCCAGAGGTGGATGACCTGCCCCATGCCCAACCCGCTCCCATCTTCCAGGGAGCGGTGCGGTTGGAAACTCTTCATTTCGGCTACGAACCAAGCCATGAGGTGTTGAAGGGCATCACCCTCTCGGTACGCCCCGGACAGCAGGTGGCGGTGGTGGGGCCTTCCGGCAGCGGTAAATCTACCCTGATGAGCCTACTACTGCGGCTCTACGATCCGACAAAAGGACGGGTGCTGATCGACGGGCGCGATATCCGCGACTACACCCTAGATAGCCTGCGCCCCCAAATCAGCGTCGTACTGCAAGAGAGCCTGCTATTTGCCGCCACCATTCGGGAGAACATCACCTACGGCATTGCCAGGGTCAGCGATGCCGACATTGAAGCGGCTGCCCGGTCAGCCAATGCCCACGAGTTCATTACCGCTTTGCCCCAGGGTTACGACACGGTAGTGGGGGAACGGGGGGCAACTCTGTCCGGTGGGCAGCGGCAGCGGCTTGCGATCGCACGGGCCGCCATCCGTCACACCCCCATCCTGATTCTCGACGAACCCACCACCGGCCTTGACAAAGCCAACGAGCAGGCCGTGGTAGATGCCCTGCGAAAACTGGCTCAAAATCGCACCACTTTTCTCATCACCCACGACCTCAACTTGGCGACTCAGGCCGATCAGATCCTCTACCTCGAACAGGGGCAGGTGCTGGAACAGGGCACCCACCAGGACTTGATGCGACGAAATGGGGCCTACGCGGCTTTGTTCAAAATGCAATCTGCAATTCGAGAGGACGCTGTGGGGACGTTTGGCCCAATGCCCCCACAAAACACCCACTTTGAATAG
- a CDS encoding ATP-binding protein — protein MINPFVPQALVCRENELEQVCALLRQDSDFVVIGVPGIGRRTLIRNAARQEKSRCLEIDLLRCRNASQFLRFLADGIMGAFSEPGEIAQIQQWSLNQPLSVDCTLGAEARLVWPKPPGKEWPLFQCLLALPQYLAEWLDCQVVIMFHNFPHMRSWDRQGKWESHLRQEVEYQSRVSYALIATVAEPWMIASQLPVIALTPLSDRDLQPWVISTLATAGLKFDPESQALELFLSYVQGHMKDAITLAQRLWLTCTAIASPTPELIQAHQVHSTMLALVQDMAVTFEALLLLLPPTQARVLESLALDPTGSPQSSAYIKKHQLSRGGGLQGALTSLEQKGLIYGPQFGYRIALPMLHFWLRQRLR, from the coding sequence ATGATTAATCCGTTTGTGCCCCAGGCCCTAGTTTGCCGAGAAAACGAACTGGAGCAAGTCTGCGCTCTGCTGCGTCAAGACAGTGATTTTGTGGTGATTGGGGTGCCGGGCATTGGCCGCCGCACCCTAATTCGCAATGCTGCCCGTCAGGAAAAATCACGCTGTCTCGAAATCGATTTGCTGCGCTGCCGCAATGCGAGTCAGTTTCTGCGATTTTTGGCCGATGGCATCATGGGGGCATTCTCAGAACCAGGCGAAATTGCTCAAATTCAGCAGTGGAGTCTGAATCAGCCCCTGAGTGTTGATTGCACCCTGGGGGCCGAGGCGCGGCTGGTGTGGCCTAAGCCCCCAGGCAAAGAGTGGCCCCTGTTTCAGTGCCTGCTGGCGCTGCCCCAATACCTGGCAGAATGGCTCGACTGCCAGGTGGTGATTATGTTTCACAACTTTCCCCACATGCGTTCGTGGGATCGTCAGGGCAAGTGGGAGAGTCATCTACGTCAGGAGGTTGAGTACCAGAGCCGGGTCAGCTACGCCCTGATTGCCACGGTAGCCGAACCCTGGATGATCGCCAGCCAGCTGCCGGTAATTGCCCTCACCCCCCTGAGCGATCGCGACCTGCAACCCTGGGTAATCAGCACCTTAGCCACGGCGGGCCTCAAGTTCGACCCTGAAAGCCAAGCCCTGGAGCTATTTCTCAGCTACGTGCAGGGTCACATGAAAGATGCCATTACCCTGGCCCAGCGCCTGTGGCTCACCTGCACTGCGATCGCCTCGCCAACGCCTGAGCTCATTCAAGCGCACCAGGTGCACAGCACCATGCTGGCCCTGGTGCAAGATATGGCGGTCACCTTTGAAGCGCTGCTGCTGTTGCTGCCCCCCACCCAGGCCCGCGTGCTCGAAAGCCTGGCCCTCGACCCCACCGGTAGCCCCCAGTCCAGCGCCTACATCAAAAAACACCAGCTTTCACGGGGCGGGGGCTTGCAGGGGGCGCTCACCAGTCTGGAGCAAAAGGGTTTGATCTATGGCCCTCAGTTTGGCTACCGAATTGCCCTACCGATGCTCCATTTTTGGCTGAGGCAGCGCCTCCGCTGA
- a CDS encoding glycosyltransferase family 4 protein — translation MHIAYICADPGIPVFGQKGCSIHVQEVIRAFQQQGATVELFAVRWGDQTPADLAGVKVHRLPPIPKGEAGLREQVALTINPDLQVELELSGPFDLIYERYSLWSYSAMEFAQTAGIPGILEVNAPLIEEQAEHRGLVHREQAERVAECVFRAAQGIVAVSKEVKGYLSRWGMADKVQVIPNGVNHQRFTTDLEPAIPKGSDAFTIGFIGSLKPWHGLSHLVNAFAKLHQRVPQARLLIVGDGPQRDTLQTDLEQRGLLPFAHLTGAVSPEQIPAFLASMDVGVAPYPTHLDFYFSPLKVVEYMAAGLPVVVSDIGQLSHLVTHRHTGWLCPSGDEGALAAALEELWQSPELRQQLGQAGQQHILAHHTWEKVAQQILAMAFGQGSPEHQNQIPEPEQAPLGRGRGGCAQSLQPTPPSGHPSTKGMVYQENVKR, via the coding sequence ATGCACATTGCCTACATCTGCGCTGATCCGGGGATTCCTGTGTTTGGCCAGAAGGGCTGTTCTATTCATGTTCAAGAGGTGATTCGTGCCTTCCAACAGCAAGGGGCAACGGTGGAGCTGTTTGCTGTGCGATGGGGTGATCAAACTCCGGCAGATCTGGCGGGCGTAAAGGTGCATCGCCTACCCCCCATCCCCAAAGGAGAGGCGGGGTTAAGGGAGCAGGTTGCCCTCACGATCAATCCCGATTTGCAGGTTGAGCTAGAACTCAGTGGCCCCTTTGATCTGATTTATGAACGCTACTCTCTCTGGAGCTACAGCGCCATGGAGTTTGCCCAAACTGCGGGAATTCCCGGCATTTTGGAAGTCAATGCGCCTCTGATTGAAGAGCAGGCCGAGCACCGTGGCCTAGTGCATCGGGAGCAGGCGGAACGCGTAGCTGAGTGCGTGTTTCGTGCTGCCCAGGGGATCGTGGCCGTATCTAAGGAAGTCAAAGGTTATCTGAGCCGTTGGGGCATGGCCGATAAAGTGCAGGTTATTCCCAACGGGGTGAATCACCAACGCTTTACCACCGATCTAGAACCTGCCATTCCCAAGGGTTCAGATGCCTTCACCATTGGCTTTATCGGTTCTCTGAAGCCCTGGCACGGGCTCTCCCATCTGGTGAACGCCTTCGCCAAACTGCATCAACGGGTTCCTCAGGCTCGGCTACTGATAGTGGGAGATGGCCCCCAGCGAGATACCCTGCAAACCGATTTGGAGCAAAGAGGCTTGCTCCCCTTTGCCCACTTGACTGGAGCAGTATCCCCTGAGCAGATTCCTGCTTTCCTAGCGTCGATGGATGTAGGCGTCGCGCCCTATCCAACCCATTTAGATTTCTACTTTTCCCCTTTAAAGGTAGTGGAATACATGGCGGCGGGGTTGCCGGTGGTGGTCAGCGATATTGGGCAGTTGTCCCATCTGGTCACCCACCGTCATACCGGGTGGCTGTGTCCTTCGGGGGATGAGGGTGCGTTGGCAGCTGCTCTAGAGGAGCTGTGGCAGTCTCCGGAACTGCGGCAACAACTCGGACAGGCGGGGCAGCAACACATCCTTGCCCATCACACCTGGGAGAAGGTGGCACAGCAAATTTTGGCCATGGCTTTTGGACAGGGGTCTCCTGAGCACCAAAATCAAATCCCAGAGCCAGAGCAAGCCCCTCTTGGGAGGGGCAGGGGTGGGTGCGCCCAGTCTCTGCAACCCACCCCGCCCTCGGGGCACCCCTCCACCAAGGGAATGGTTTACCAAGAGAACGTGAAACGATGA
- a CDS encoding glycosyltransferase family 4 protein: MTTPKIAYIVKRYPRYSETFIVNEILAHEAAGLDLHIFALRPPADTHFQDKIARVRAPVSYLKKPVQGRMNASIATLAPNAATYFWAELQQAANVMPDLWPKLGYAAGERSSVVYQAAWLAQEIRQRGITHLHAHFGSVATSVARLAAHFADVPYSFTAHAKDIFHNDVDPEDLRRKLRDAATVVTVSDYNVAYLRQQFGPDARNVRRIYNGMDLSELHYQPPVQRAPRILSVCRLVEKKGLTYLIEACGLLKQRGCEFTCQIVGSGPMAEDLRSRITALHLNDWVDIVGPRPQGDVFALMQQAAVFAAPYVIGTDGNRDGLPTALLEAMALGTPCVATEVTGIPEIIRNGETGLLVAQRNVEGLANALQTLLTQPDLKTAIATQARHLIETQFDIAHNAAVLRDCFQPSTAAAPALQEV, from the coding sequence ATGACTACTCCCAAAATCGCCTACATCGTCAAACGCTACCCGCGTTACTCCGAGACCTTCATCGTCAATGAAATTCTGGCCCATGAGGCGGCAGGCTTAGACCTACACATTTTCGCCCTGCGCCCCCCGGCAGACACCCATTTTCAGGACAAAATTGCCCGAGTGCGAGCGCCGGTAAGTTACCTAAAAAAGCCTGTCCAGGGGCGCATGAATGCTTCGATCGCCACTCTGGCCCCCAATGCGGCCACCTACTTTTGGGCCGAACTGCAACAAGCGGCTAACGTGATGCCGGATTTATGGCCAAAGCTGGGCTATGCCGCAGGCGAGCGATCCAGTGTGGTGTATCAGGCGGCCTGGTTAGCTCAGGAAATTCGGCAGCGGGGCATCACCCATCTGCACGCCCATTTTGGCAGCGTCGCCACCAGCGTCGCCCGGTTGGCCGCCCACTTTGCCGATGTGCCCTACAGCTTTACAGCCCACGCCAAGGACATTTTTCACAATGACGTGGATCCGGAGGATTTGCGGCGAAAGCTGCGGGATGCGGCAACGGTGGTGACGGTCAGCGATTATAACGTGGCTTATTTGCGGCAGCAGTTTGGGCCAGATGCCAGGAACGTCCGTCGCATCTACAACGGTATGGACTTAAGTGAGCTGCACTACCAGCCCCCGGTGCAGCGGGCACCGCGCATCCTATCCGTATGTCGGCTGGTGGAGAAGAAAGGGCTGACCTACCTAATTGAGGCCTGCGGACTGCTGAAACAGCGGGGCTGTGAGTTTACCTGCCAGATTGTAGGCAGTGGGCCGATGGCGGAAGATCTGCGATCGCGTATTACTGCCCTTCACCTCAATGATTGGGTAGACATCGTCGGCCCCCGTCCCCAGGGAGACGTGTTTGCCTTGATGCAGCAAGCCGCCGTGTTTGCCGCCCCCTACGTGATTGGAACTGATGGCAATCGGGATGGTTTGCCCACGGCCCTGCTTGAAGCCATGGCCCTGGGCACTCCCTGCGTGGCCACCGAGGTCACCGGCATTCCCGAAATTATCCGAAACGGAGAAACGGGGCTGCTGGTAGCTCAGCGAAACGTGGAGGGGTTAGCAAACGCTTTGCAAACGCTGCTGACTCAGCCAGACCTGAAAACCGCGATCGCTACCCAGGCCCGACACCTGATCGAAACTCAATTCGACATTGCCCACAATGCAGCCGTGCTGAGAGATTGCTTTCAACCTTCCACCGCTGCCGCACCCGCACTACAGGAGGTCTAG
- a CDS encoding exopolysaccharide biosynthesis protein, whose product MAANSPRFSEEIKALLERLAHQPLTLAHVLSETAERGFCLVIGLLVLPFLFPMPPGFTTILGSACLLLSLQMAVGRKVPWLPQRIAQFQFPPVLARQVLGNLRRVTRFSERFVRPRFTRLANSPSIWHVNGACISWLTLLLMSPVPMTNPLPTIGILIFVVATLEADGVMMVLGYGVMGMITAVFGLLGYGLWRSPDLFLRWFSGG is encoded by the coding sequence ATGGCTGCTAACTCGCCCCGGTTTTCTGAGGAAATCAAGGCCCTCCTAGAGCGCCTGGCCCATCAGCCGCTGACCCTGGCCCATGTGTTGAGCGAAACCGCTGAACGGGGCTTTTGCCTAGTGATTGGCCTGTTGGTGCTACCGTTTCTCTTCCCCATGCCGCCGGGGTTTACCACCATTTTGGGGTCGGCCTGTCTGCTGTTGTCGTTGCAGATGGCGGTGGGGCGAAAAGTGCCCTGGCTGCCCCAGCGGATAGCGCAGTTTCAGTTTCCGCCCGTGCTGGCGCGGCAGGTGCTAGGCAACCTGCGGCGGGTAACACGCTTCAGCGAGCGGTTTGTACGGCCTCGCTTCACCCGGTTGGCTAACAGCCCCTCTATATGGCATGTCAACGGTGCCTGCATCAGTTGGCTGACGCTGTTGCTGATGAGCCCGGTGCCGATGACCAACCCCCTGCCAACCATCGGCATTCTCATTTTTGTGGTGGCCACTCTCGAAGCCGATGGGGTGATGATGGTGCTGGGCTATGGGGTTATGGGGATGATTACAGCGGTGTTTGGGCTGCTGGGGTATGGCCTGTGGCGATCGCCTGATCTATTTTTACGCTGGTTCAGCGGCGGTTAA
- a CDS encoding glycosyltransferase family protein, whose translation MLLRTGENPDSSLLSDIKGKSDAPSSGNQGRRRWRIVLYSHDTMGLGHKRRNLLIAQTLGSSTIDSDILMISGMRDASDVPTPDGVDCLTLPALQKREDGQYQSRRLGLELKEMIGLRSQLIRTAVKSFQPDVLIVDNVPRGAMRELDPTLDYVRSQPHIRCVLGLRDVLDTPDTVRRDWRRADSLAALRHYYDAIWIYGDPSLYDLRQEYDLPADIVAKMRPLGYLDQRPRLSYMRPNLRASLEALNLPQDNLVLCLVGGGQDGTALAQAFAQTTFPAGMTGVLVTGPFMPPAVQQTLFERASHNPQLRIVDYLEEPTLLLEQASRVVAMGGYNTTCEILSFQKPALLVPRITPRQEQWIRAERLQQMGLIDVLHPDHLSPTALTEWLHQPVAPNQVRPSVNLNGLDNLLVEMRHLLSAQPISTPRAS comes from the coding sequence TTGCTTCTTCGTACCGGGGAAAATCCTGACTCCTCACTGTTGTCAGATATTAAGGGGAAATCCGACGCTCCTTCGAGTGGCAATCAGGGGCGGCGGCGGTGGCGCATCGTGCTCTATTCCCACGACACGATGGGGCTAGGTCACAAGCGACGAAATTTACTGATTGCTCAAACCTTAGGCAGCTCAACCATTGACTCCGACATTTTGATGATCAGTGGCATGCGCGACGCCAGCGATGTACCCACGCCCGATGGGGTGGACTGCCTGACTCTGCCCGCGCTCCAGAAACGTGAGGATGGGCAGTATCAGTCCCGACGGCTGGGGTTGGAACTGAAGGAGATGATCGGGCTGCGATCGCAACTCATCCGCACCGCCGTCAAAAGCTTTCAGCCCGATGTGCTGATTGTGGACAATGTGCCTCGCGGCGCTATGCGAGAACTGGATCCCACCTTAGACTATGTGCGATCGCAGCCCCACATCCGCTGTGTTTTAGGATTGCGGGATGTGCTAGATACCCCTGACACCGTGCGACGAGACTGGCGACGGGCTGACAGTCTCGCTGCTCTGCGCCACTACTACGACGCCATCTGGATTTACGGCGACCCTAGCCTGTACGACCTGCGGCAAGAATACGACCTACCAGCAGATATCGTCGCCAAGATGCGGCCCCTGGGGTACCTCGATCAGCGCCCTCGCCTGAGCTATATGCGTCCCAACCTACGGGCTAGTCTAGAAGCGCTCAACCTGCCCCAAGACAATCTGGTGCTGTGCTTGGTGGGGGGCGGTCAGGATGGCACTGCCCTCGCCCAGGCGTTTGCCCAGACTACCTTTCCCGCAGGCATGACCGGTGTGCTGGTAACTGGGCCGTTTATGCCGCCCGCCGTTCAGCAAACTCTCTTCGAGAGAGCATCCCACAATCCCCAACTACGCATTGTAGATTACCTCGAAGAGCCAACCCTGCTGCTAGAACAGGCCAGTCGGGTCGTTGCCATGGGCGGCTACAATACCACCTGCGAAATTCTGTCTTTCCAAAAACCTGCCCTATTGGTGCCTCGTATCACCCCTCGTCAGGAACAGTGGATTCGGGCCGAGCGACTGCAACAGATGGGCCTGATAGATGTGCTACATCCCGATCACCTCAGCCCTACCGCGTTAACTGAATGGCTTCACCAGCCCGTTGCGCCTAACCAGGTGCGCCCCTCGGTAAACCTGAATGGTTTGGACAATCTGCTGGTAGAGATGCGACACCTGCTGAGCGCCCAACCGATATCCACCCCAAGGGCATCTTGA
- a CDS encoding cation-translocating P-type ATPase — MAHSTLPGQSVSAPASANLWHTLSPERAIALLETSPQGLSPSEAERRQQVYGPNELQERATRSPWEILWDQFKNIMLLMLIAVALVSLVLDLRQGGFPKDAIAIFAIVLLNGLLGYLQESKAEKALAALKNMTSSRVRTLRQGQDQEIDAKALVPGDVVLLEAGVQVPADGRLLSAANLQVREAALTGEAEAVIKQPELLLESESALGDRLNLVYQGTEVLQGRGTVLVTQTGMTTELGRIATLIQSVESEPTPLQQRMAQLGNVLVTGSLVLVALVVAAGLLRTGDLSLFDELLEVSLSMAVAVVPEGLPAVITVTLALGTQRMVRRHALIRKLPAVETLGSVTTICSDKTGTLTQNKMVVQQVKTVAHQYEVTGEGYAPVGNLLENGAAITPQSDPALQALLMACALCNDATLNQSGSIWTLLGDPTEGALLAVAGKGGFDQATLEQQSDRIGEVPFTSERKRMSVVVQARAAWPLAPQVMFTKGSAELVLERCSTSQGDSQPEPLTEAQRRSILAQNDAMAASGLRVLGFAMKPTPLKPEQVANPNGNLEPEEQNLVWLGLVGMLDAPRPEVRDAVIACRRAGIRPVMITGDHPLTAKAIAETLGIAQPGDTILTGRELSHLSAEELERTVPHVSVYARVAPEHKLRIVQALQKQGEFVAMTGDGVNDAPALKQADIGIAMGITGTDVSKEASDMVLLDDNFATIVAATEEGRVVYDNIRRFIKYILGSNIGEVLTIAAAPIMGLGGVPLSPLQILWMNLVTDGVPALALAMEPAEPNVMQRPPHNPRESIFARGLGSYMVRVGILLAVLTIGLMSWAYRYTTAPGYPGHPDTWKTMVFTTLCLAQMGHALAARSDTRLTAQLNPLSNPYVWGAVLLTTGLQVVLLYVPPLAQFFGLHSLSAIELAICFGFSALMFAWLEAEKLVIQLVLRRRMPKPSSLTTAEGTR; from the coding sequence GTGGCCCACAGTACTCTCCCCGGCCAAAGCGTTTCCGCCCCTGCGTCTGCAAACCTTTGGCATACCCTCAGCCCCGAGCGGGCGATCGCGCTGTTAGAAACCAGCCCCCAGGGGCTCAGCCCCAGCGAAGCCGAGCGTCGGCAGCAGGTCTATGGCCCCAACGAGCTTCAGGAGAGGGCCACCCGCAGCCCCTGGGAAATTTTGTGGGATCAGTTCAAAAACATCATGCTGCTGATGCTGATCGCGGTGGCCCTGGTGTCGCTGGTGCTCGATCTGCGCCAGGGGGGCTTTCCTAAGGATGCGATCGCGATTTTTGCCATCGTGCTGCTCAACGGTCTGCTGGGTTATTTGCAGGAGAGCAAGGCCGAAAAAGCCCTGGCCGCCCTCAAAAATATGACCTCATCCCGAGTGCGTACCCTGCGCCAGGGCCAGGATCAGGAGATCGACGCCAAAGCCCTGGTGCCCGGCGATGTTGTGCTGCTAGAGGCAGGGGTGCAGGTGCCCGCCGATGGCCGTTTACTCAGTGCTGCCAATTTGCAGGTGCGCGAAGCGGCCCTGACGGGCGAAGCCGAGGCGGTGATCAAGCAACCTGAGCTGCTTTTGGAATCTGAGTCTGCCCTGGGCGATCGCCTCAACCTGGTCTACCAGGGCACCGAAGTGCTGCAAGGACGCGGTACTGTGCTGGTCACCCAGACGGGCATGACCACCGAGCTGGGCCGCATCGCCACCCTGATTCAGTCGGTGGAGTCTGAACCCACGCCCCTCCAGCAACGTATGGCTCAGCTGGGCAATGTGCTGGTGACCGGCTCCCTGGTGCTGGTGGCTTTGGTGGTAGCGGCAGGGCTGCTGCGCACTGGCGACCTTAGCCTGTTCGACGAGCTGCTAGAAGTCTCCCTCAGCATGGCGGTGGCCGTAGTGCCAGAAGGGCTGCCCGCCGTCATCACCGTTACGCTGGCCCTGGGCACCCAGCGCATGGTGCGCCGTCACGCCTTGATTCGCAAACTGCCAGCGGTAGAAACCCTGGGCTCGGTCACCACCATCTGCTCCGACAAAACCGGCACCCTGACCCAAAACAAAATGGTGGTGCAGCAGGTGAAGACCGTGGCTCACCAGTATGAAGTCACGGGCGAAGGCTACGCCCCTGTGGGGAACCTGTTAGAGAATGGGGCGGCCATAACCCCCCAATCCGACCCTGCTCTCCAAGCCCTGCTGATGGCCTGCGCCCTCTGCAACGACGCCACCCTGAACCAGTCGGGAAGCATTTGGACGCTGTTGGGCGACCCTACCGAGGGAGCCCTGCTAGCCGTGGCGGGCAAAGGCGGGTTTGATCAAGCCACGCTGGAGCAGCAAAGTGATCGCATTGGCGAAGTGCCCTTCACCTCAGAGCGCAAGCGCATGAGCGTCGTGGTGCAGGCCCGTGCCGCCTGGCCACTGGCACCCCAGGTCATGTTCACCAAAGGCTCCGCCGAACTGGTGCTAGAACGCTGTAGCACCAGCCAGGGCGACAGTCAGCCCGAGCCGCTCACCGAGGCTCAGCGACGGTCTATTCTGGCTCAAAACGACGCCATGGCGGCGAGCGGGCTGCGGGTGCTGGGTTTTGCCATGAAGCCTACGCCCCTGAAGCCGGAACAAGTCGCCAATCCCAACGGCAACCTAGAGCCCGAGGAGCAGAACCTGGTCTGGCTGGGCCTGGTGGGCATGCTGGATGCCCCGCGTCCCGAAGTGCGCGACGCCGTGATTGCCTGTCGGCGGGCCGGCATTCGCCCGGTGATGATTACCGGCGACCACCCGCTGACCGCTAAGGCGATCGCCGAAACCCTCGGCATTGCCCAACCCGGCGACACCATCCTGACCGGGCGTGAGCTGAGCCATCTCTCGGCAGAAGAGCTAGAGCGCACCGTACCCCACGTCAGCGTTTACGCCCGTGTCGCCCCCGAGCACAAGCTGCGGATCGTGCAGGCGCTGCAAAAGCAGGGCGAATTTGTGGCCATGACCGGCGACGGCGTCAACGATGCCCCCGCCCTAAAGCAGGCCGACATCGGCATCGCTATGGGCATCACTGGTACCGACGTCAGCAAAGAGGCCAGCGACATGGTACTGCTTGACGACAACTTTGCCACCATCGTCGCCGCCACCGAAGAGGGGCGCGTGGTCTACGACAACATTCGCCGCTTTATTAAGTACATTTTGGGCAGCAACATTGGCGAAGTGCTGACCATCGCCGCCGCCCCGATCATGGGCCTGGGCGGGGTGCCCCTCTCGCCGCTACAAATTCTGTGGATGAACCTGGTCACAGACGGCGTGCCCGCTCTGGCCCTGGCGATGGAGCCTGCCGAACCGAACGTGATGCAGCGCCCGCCCCACAATCCCCGCGAGAGCATTTTTGCTCGCGGACTTGGCAGCTACATGGTGCGGGTGGGCATCTTGCTGGCGGTGCTAACTATTGGCCTGATGAGTTGGGCCTACCGCTACACCACCGCCCCTGGCTACCCCGGCCACCCCGACACCTGGAAGACGATGGTGTTTACCACCCTCTGCCTGGCTCAGATGGGCCACGCTCTAGCAGCTCGCTCAGATACCCGCTTAACAGCCCAGCTCAATCCTTTGTCAAATCCTTACGTATGGGGTGCGGTTTTGCTCACCACTGGCCTGCAAGTAGTGTTGCTATACGTTCCCCCTCTGGCCCAGTTTTTTGGCCTGCATTCTCTCTCGGCGATCGAACTAGCGATTTGTTTTGGCTTCAGCGCTCTGATGTTTGCCTGGCTGGAGGCCGAAAAACTGGTGATTCAGCTGGTGCTGCGGCGCAGAATGCCTAAACCCTCTTCCCTAACCACTGCTGAAGGTACCCGATGA